The following are encoded in a window of Bacillus sp. SORGH_AS_0510 genomic DNA:
- the argH gene encoding argininosuccinate lyase, whose amino-acid sequence MSKLWGGRFTKETNKLVEEFTASISFDQKLAKEDIAGSLAHVQMLGECGIIPMEDAGKIKEGLQAIQKMVNANQVEFLVEDEDIHMNIEKLLIEKIGQVGGKLHTGRSRNDQVATDMHLYLRTKTTELIKLIEDVQGALIEQAKEHVQTLIPGYTHLQRAQPVSFAHHLMAYFWMFERDKERLIDSLKRVNWLPLGSGALAGTTFPINRERVADLLGFETVYPNSMDAVSDRDFILEFLSIGSIIMTHISRFSEELVIWSSQEFQFVELDDSFCTGSSIMPQKKNPDVPELLRGKTGRTYGNLIGLLTVLKGLPLAYNKDLQEDKEGMFDTVETLEGSLKLLAPMIETMTVNKDVMRKAINNDFSNATDIADYLVTKGLPFREAHEVIGKIVLYAIQSNKFLLDLSFKEYQEFSPLFEEDIYEVLAPEHVVAVRNSFGGTAPEQVEKQIELAEGKLKR is encoded by the coding sequence ATGTCTAAGTTATGGGGCGGACGATTTACAAAAGAAACCAACAAGCTCGTAGAGGAATTTACAGCATCCATATCTTTTGATCAAAAGTTAGCAAAAGAGGATATCGCCGGAAGCCTGGCACATGTGCAGATGTTGGGTGAATGTGGAATTATTCCGATGGAGGATGCTGGAAAAATTAAAGAGGGCCTTCAAGCGATTCAAAAAATGGTCAATGCGAACCAAGTGGAGTTTTTAGTAGAAGATGAAGACATTCATATGAATATTGAAAAGCTACTGATTGAAAAAATCGGACAGGTGGGCGGTAAACTCCATACGGGCCGAAGCCGGAATGATCAAGTAGCTACTGATATGCATCTTTATTTAAGAACAAAAACAACGGAACTGATTAAATTGATCGAAGATGTTCAGGGAGCTTTAATCGAGCAGGCAAAAGAACATGTCCAAACCTTAATTCCAGGCTATACTCATCTCCAGCGTGCGCAGCCAGTATCGTTTGCTCACCATTTAATGGCTTATTTCTGGATGTTTGAACGTGATAAGGAAAGACTGATTGATAGTCTAAAACGTGTTAACTGGCTTCCACTTGGTTCTGGTGCGTTAGCAGGGACTACTTTTCCTATCAACCGTGAACGTGTAGCAGATCTGTTAGGATTCGAAACCGTGTATCCAAACAGTATGGATGCCGTGAGTGACCGTGACTTTATTCTCGAATTTTTATCGATTGGTTCTATAATCATGACACATATTTCTAGATTCTCCGAGGAACTAGTAATTTGGTCCAGCCAAGAATTCCAGTTTGTTGAGTTAGATGATTCATTCTGCACGGGCTCAAGCATTATGCCGCAAAAGAAGAATCCGGATGTACCAGAACTGCTTCGTGGAAAAACAGGTCGTACCTATGGCAACCTTATTGGGCTTTTGACAGTGCTAAAAGGATTGCCGCTTGCCTACAATAAGGACTTACAAGAAGATAAAGAAGGCATGTTTGACACCGTGGAAACATTGGAAGGATCTTTAAAACTATTGGCACCAATGATTGAAACGATGACGGTTAATAAAGATGTGATGCGTAAAGCAATTAACAATGATTTCTCGAATGCTACGGATATTGCGGATTATCTGGTTACAAAGGGGTTACCATTCCGTGAGGCCCATGAGGTCATTGGAAAAATTGTTCTATATGCGATCCAGTCCAATAAGTTTTTACTAGATTTGAGCTTTAAAGAATATCAAGAGTTTAGTCCTTTATTTGAAGAGGATATTTACGAGGTTTTAGCTCCAGAACACGTAGTTGCCGTTCGAAACAGCTTTGGAGGTACGGCTCCGGAGCAGGTGGAGAAGCAAATTGAGCTTGCTGAGGGGAAATTGAAGCGATAA
- the argF gene encoding ornithine carbamoyltransferase yields MLEAIKLNEINNPQLKGKDFLQLSDFTTDEILYLLNDALELKQMQNQGTPQPFLNGKVLGMIFEKSSTRTRVSFEVGMLQLGGHAIFLSSKDIQLGRGESISDTAKVLSRYVDGIMIRTFSHDSVKELAEHATVPVINGLTDLQHPTQVLADLLTILEHKGKLAGLKLCYIGDGNNNMAHSLMEGAVKVGMDVSIASPPGYLPDGKITEAAIKAGSQTGCSVVITNDPFEAIKEADVVVTDVWTSMGQEEETEKRLKAFEGYQVNDELCKLAKSDYIFLHCLPAHREEEVTGDIIDGTHSVVFDEAENRLHAQKAILKLLLA; encoded by the coding sequence ATGTTAGAAGCCATTAAATTGAACGAAATTAATAACCCGCAACTGAAAGGAAAAGATTTTTTACAGCTATCGGATTTCACTACTGATGAAATCCTTTACCTGTTAAATGATGCGCTAGAACTAAAGCAAATGCAAAACCAAGGGACGCCCCAGCCTTTCTTAAATGGTAAGGTGTTAGGAATGATTTTTGAAAAATCATCTACTCGTACTAGGGTTTCGTTTGAAGTGGGGATGCTGCAGCTTGGAGGGCATGCCATCTTCCTAAGCTCAAAAGATATTCAGCTCGGACGTGGGGAAAGTATTTCCGATACAGCCAAAGTATTATCCCGCTATGTGGATGGAATCATGATTCGAACGTTTTCACATGATTCTGTGAAGGAATTAGCAGAACATGCAACTGTTCCAGTCATCAATGGGTTAACTGATCTACAACATCCAACACAGGTATTAGCTGATTTATTAACAATCCTGGAGCATAAAGGGAAACTGGCTGGGTTAAAGCTTTGCTATATCGGAGACGGCAATAATAATATGGCCCATTCATTAATGGAAGGGGCAGTAAAAGTAGGAATGGATGTTAGCATCGCCAGCCCCCCGGGATATTTACCTGATGGAAAAATTACTGAAGCAGCAATCAAAGCGGGCAGTCAAACAGGATGTTCGGTTGTCATTACAAATGATCCATTTGAAGCAATCAAGGAAGCGGATGTTGTGGTAACAGATGTCTGGACCAGCATGGGGCAGGAAGAAGAAACGGAAAAAAGATTGAAGGCGTTTGAAGGCTATCAGGTAAATGATGAACTTTGCAAACTAGCAAAATCAGACTATATCTTCTTACATTGCTTACCTGCACATCGTGAGGAAGAGGTTACTGGAGATATTATTGATGGTACTCATTCTGTTGTGTTTGATGAAGCAGAGAACCGCCTGCATGCGCAAAAAGCAATTTTAAAACTTTTATTAGCATAA
- a CDS encoding argininosuccinate synthase, which produces MAKEKIVLAYSGGLDTSVSVKWIQEKYGYDVIALGLDVGEGKDLEAIKNKALNVGAVKAYMIDAKELLAKEYILPALKANCLYEGKYPLSSALSRPLISKLLVEVAEKEGATAVAHGCTGKGNDQVRFEVSIQALNPSLKVVAPVREWGMTRDEEIKYAEENGIPIPVDLDNPFSIDANIWGRACEAGVLEDPWAEAPEAAFDWTNPIELTPDAAEYVEIEFEQGVPVALNGEKLPLVQLIETLNALGGKHGVGRIDHIENRLVGIKSREVYENPGALILINAHKELEFLTLTREVTQFKTQVEQQMAKIIYEGLWYSPIKPALDAFIDETQKTVTGTIRVKLHKGNHTVVGRKSPYSLYNEELATYSKGDAFDHNAAVGFIKIWGLPTKVYSEVTKKETIVK; this is translated from the coding sequence ATGGCAAAGGAAAAAATTGTTTTAGCATACTCAGGTGGTTTAGATACATCCGTTTCAGTGAAATGGATCCAAGAAAAATATGGCTATGATGTCATTGCACTAGGTCTTGATGTAGGTGAAGGAAAAGACTTAGAAGCTATTAAAAATAAGGCTTTAAATGTGGGAGCAGTTAAAGCTTATATGATCGATGCAAAAGAATTGCTAGCAAAGGAATATATTTTACCAGCATTAAAGGCTAATTGTTTGTATGAAGGAAAGTATCCATTATCTTCAGCTCTTTCCCGTCCGCTAATTTCAAAGCTATTAGTAGAAGTTGCAGAAAAAGAAGGGGCTACAGCAGTCGCTCACGGCTGTACAGGAAAAGGAAACGACCAAGTCCGTTTCGAAGTGTCCATTCAAGCATTAAATCCAAGCCTAAAAGTGGTTGCTCCGGTTCGTGAATGGGGAATGACACGTGATGAAGAAATTAAATATGCTGAAGAAAACGGTATTCCAATTCCAGTAGATTTAGATAATCCCTTCTCAATTGATGCGAACATTTGGGGACGTGCATGTGAGGCAGGAGTGCTTGAAGACCCATGGGCAGAAGCGCCTGAAGCAGCCTTCGATTGGACGAATCCGATTGAACTAACTCCTGACGCAGCTGAATACGTAGAAATTGAATTCGAACAAGGGGTTCCTGTTGCCCTTAATGGTGAGAAGCTTCCACTTGTTCAATTAATTGAAACATTAAACGCACTTGGCGGTAAGCATGGTGTGGGACGTATTGACCACATTGAAAATCGCTTAGTAGGAATTAAATCAAGAGAAGTGTATGAAAATCCGGGTGCATTAATTTTAATCAATGCGCATAAGGAATTAGAATTCTTAACATTAACTCGTGAGGTTACTCAATTTAAGACGCAGGTGGAGCAGCAGATGGCAAAGATCATTTATGAAGGTCTTTGGTATTCTCCTATTAAACCAGCTCTTGATGCATTTATTGATGAAACACAAAAGACTGTGACTGGAACCATTCGTGTGAAGCTTCATAAAGGAAATCACACAGTTGTTGGCCGTAAATCACCATATAGCTTATACAACGAGGAGCTTGCTACCTACTCAAAAGGTGATGCATTCGATCACAATGCGGCTGTTGGCTTTATTAAGATTTGGGGCTTACCAACAAAGGTATATTCAGAGGTTACTAAAAAAGAAACGATTGTAAAATAA